In a single window of the Tachyglossus aculeatus isolate mTacAcu1 chromosome 14, mTacAcu1.pri, whole genome shotgun sequence genome:
- the YEATS4 gene encoding YEATS domain-containing protein 4 isoform X2 — translation MTTPGRVGLLHGVTIVKPIVYGNVARYFGKKREEDGHTHQWTVYVKPYRNEDMSAYVKKIQFKLHESYGNPLRVVTKPPYEITETGWGEFEIIIKIFFIDPNERPVTLYHLLKLFQSDTNAMLGKKTVVSEFYDEMIFQDPTAMMQQLLTTSRQLTLGAYKHETEFADLEVKTREKLEAAKKKTSFEIAELKERLKASRETINCLKNEIRKLGEDDQTKEI, via the exons ATGACGACCCCCGGCCGTGTCGGTCTCCTCCAC GGTGTTACAATTGTGAAACCTATAGTCTACGGTAATGTAGCGCGCTATtttggaaagaaaagagaagaagatgGGCACACCCATCAATGGACAGTCTACGTCAAACCATACAGGAATGAG GATATGTCAGCCTATGTGAAGAAAATCCAGTTTAAGTTGCACGAGAGCTACGGCAATCCATTGAGAG TTGTTACTAAACCTCCTTATGAAATAACCGAAACGGGCTGGGGTGAATTTGAAATTATCATCAAAATATTTTTCATTGATCCCAATGAAAGACCT GTGACCCTGTATCACTTACTGAAACTGTTTCAATCGGACACCAATGCGATGCTGGGGAAAAAGACGGTGGTTTCCGAATTCTACGATGAAATG atTTTTCAAGATCCAACCGCAATGATGCAGCAGCTGCTGACAACATCTCGCCAGTTAACCCTGGGGGCCTATAAGCATGAGACGGAAT TCGCCGACCTGGAAGTTAAAACCCGGGAAAAGCTAGAAGCCGCCAAGAAGAAAACGAGCTTTGAAATTGCCGAGCTTAAAGAGAGATTAAAGGCAAGTCGGGAAACTATCAACTGTTTGAAAAATGAAATCAGGAAGCTCGGAGAAGATGATCAGACTAAAGAAATATGA
- the YEATS4 gene encoding YEATS domain-containing protein 4 isoform X1 has translation MFKRMAEFGPDSGGRVKGVTIVKPIVYGNVARYFGKKREEDGHTHQWTVYVKPYRNEDMSAYVKKIQFKLHESYGNPLRVVTKPPYEITETGWGEFEIIIKIFFIDPNERPVTLYHLLKLFQSDTNAMLGKKTVVSEFYDEMIFQDPTAMMQQLLTTSRQLTLGAYKHETEFADLEVKTREKLEAAKKKTSFEIAELKERLKASRETINCLKNEIRKLGEDDQTKEI, from the exons GGTGTTACAATTGTGAAACCTATAGTCTACGGTAATGTAGCGCGCTATtttggaaagaaaagagaagaagatgGGCACACCCATCAATGGACAGTCTACGTCAAACCATACAGGAATGAG GATATGTCAGCCTATGTGAAGAAAATCCAGTTTAAGTTGCACGAGAGCTACGGCAATCCATTGAGAG TTGTTACTAAACCTCCTTATGAAATAACCGAAACGGGCTGGGGTGAATTTGAAATTATCATCAAAATATTTTTCATTGATCCCAATGAAAGACCT GTGACCCTGTATCACTTACTGAAACTGTTTCAATCGGACACCAATGCGATGCTGGGGAAAAAGACGGTGGTTTCCGAATTCTACGATGAAATG atTTTTCAAGATCCAACCGCAATGATGCAGCAGCTGCTGACAACATCTCGCCAGTTAACCCTGGGGGCCTATAAGCATGAGACGGAAT TCGCCGACCTGGAAGTTAAAACCCGGGAAAAGCTAGAAGCCGCCAAGAAGAAAACGAGCTTTGAAATTGCCGAGCTTAAAGAGAGATTAAAGGCAAGTCGGGAAACTATCAACTGTTTGAAAAATGAAATCAGGAAGCTCGGAGAAGATGATCAGACTAAAGAAATATGA